In Burkholderia sp. PAMC 26561, the following are encoded in one genomic region:
- a CDS encoding LysR family transcriptional regulator: MTSIDHVDLNLLRVFNAIIEERSLTRAGQRLALSQPAISYSLGRLRTLFDDPLFIRTRVGMQPTPIALELATIVGRALDTVREALRYAERFDPAVSTRTFRLSLSDAGELAYLPPICEALHRLAPRIKLRIDPTPVEEIEEALRVSRLDFAIGNLPELTSKTRHQLLFDETYVCMTRKRRGLPKGSQIGLAAFSGADHVQILSVEHSHHALEDAFRSHGIGRNTLLELPHFVALPSVLGVTDYYGTLPRRLAQIFNRDNRFRIYELPVRLPGATVSMHWHDNFHNDEGNVWLRDLMTGIVKTFDRFPYSRL; encoded by the coding sequence ATGACCTCGATCGATCACGTCGACCTTAATCTGCTACGCGTCTTCAACGCGATCATCGAAGAGCGCAGCCTCACGCGGGCAGGGCAGCGCCTCGCGCTGTCGCAACCGGCAATCAGTTACTCGCTGGGACGCCTGCGCACGCTTTTCGACGACCCGCTGTTCATCCGGACGCGTGTCGGCATGCAGCCGACACCCATTGCCCTGGAACTGGCGACGATCGTGGGGCGTGCGCTCGATACCGTGCGCGAGGCGCTGCGCTATGCCGAGCGCTTCGACCCGGCGGTGAGCACGCGGACCTTCAGGCTGTCGCTCTCGGATGCGGGGGAGCTGGCTTATTTGCCGCCGATCTGCGAGGCGCTGCATCGTCTCGCGCCGCGCATCAAGTTGCGCATCGATCCGACGCCGGTGGAGGAGATTGAAGAAGCTCTGCGTGTGAGCCGGCTGGATTTCGCGATCGGCAACTTGCCGGAGCTGACGTCGAAAACGCGCCACCAACTGCTCTTCGATGAAACCTACGTATGCATGACGCGCAAGCGGCGTGGTCTGCCGAAGGGCTCGCAGATCGGTCTGGCCGCGTTTTCGGGCGCGGACCATGTGCAGATTTTATCGGTGGAGCACAGTCATCATGCACTAGAAGATGCGTTCCGGTCGCATGGTATCGGGCGTAATACGCTGCTGGAACTGCCGCACTTCGTGGCGTTGCCGAGCGTGCTAGGTGTGACAGATTACTACGGCACACTACCGCGCCGGCTCGCACAGATCTTCAACCGCGACAACCGTTTCCGAATCTATGAATTGCCAGTTCGCCTGCCCGGCGCAACGGTCTCAATGCACTGGCACGATAACTTCCACAACGACGAAGGCAATGTCTGGCTGCGTGACCTGATGACCGGCATCGTGAAGACGTTTGACCGGTTTCCATATTCACGGTTGTAA
- a CDS encoding PDR/VanB family oxidoreductase, with amino-acid sequence MNSIPVTVRVDAIRDEAPDIRVYVISRIDGEPFSAYEPGAHIDVTSPSGVMRQYSLCGDPDQLQHYEFAVKHETRSRGGSRSLHNDVTPGTQLITSAPRNLFRLDDTATGHILMAAGIGITPLLSMAYRLLREHPRFTLHYFVRDFASAAFMTLLTESRFAEHVVVHYGVEPSKLRHEVIVCLTDVPPGTHVYTCGPSGFMDCVVRTGESVLPASSIHLERFFAESTVAREAVASFEVEIASNGTKVRVEPDQSIVDALASAGILIDTSCGEGVCGTCMVDVLSGEPEHRDHCLSKAERASGKVICCCVSRSTSPLLVLDL; translated from the coding sequence ATGAATTCCATACCTGTCACCGTCCGTGTCGACGCGATCCGCGATGAAGCGCCTGACATTCGTGTTTATGTCATCTCGCGTATTGATGGCGAGCCATTTTCCGCTTACGAGCCCGGGGCGCACATCGACGTCACTAGCCCGTCTGGCGTCATGCGCCAATACTCGTTGTGCGGTGATCCTGATCAGTTGCAGCATTACGAATTCGCCGTAAAGCACGAGACGCGCTCACGCGGCGGCTCGCGCTCTCTTCACAATGATGTGACGCCGGGTACGCAATTGATCACCAGTGCGCCACGCAACCTTTTCAGGCTGGATGACACGGCAACCGGTCATATCCTGATGGCAGCCGGCATTGGCATCACGCCATTGCTCAGCATGGCGTACCGACTGCTGCGCGAGCATCCGCGCTTCACGCTTCACTATTTTGTGCGGGATTTCGCGAGCGCTGCATTCATGACGTTGCTGACCGAGTCCCGTTTCGCGGAACATGTAGTGGTGCACTACGGCGTCGAACCTTCGAAACTCCGTCATGAAGTGATTGTCTGCTTGACGGACGTTCCCCCCGGCACCCACGTCTACACCTGCGGCCCAAGCGGGTTCATGGACTGCGTGGTGCGAACTGGCGAGTCGGTCCTGCCCGCTAGCTCGATTCATCTTGAACGTTTCTTCGCCGAATCCACCGTTGCGCGAGAGGCGGTCGCTTCCTTCGAGGTTGAGATCGCGAGTAACGGGACAAAAGTACGCGTAGAGCCGGACCAGTCGATCGTCGACGCGCTTGCGTCGGCTGGCATCCTTATTGATACGTCGTGTGGAGAAGGCGTTTGCGGCACTTGCATGGTCGATGTGCTTAGTGGTGAGCCCGAGCACCGCGACCACTGCCTAAGCAAAGCGGAGCGTGCTAGCGGCAAAGTCATCTGTTGCTGCGTGTCACGCTCGACATCTCCGTTACTCGTGCTCGATCTCTAG
- a CDS encoding LysR family transcriptional regulator produces the protein MELRQLRYFVAVAEEMNITRAADRLHMTQPPLSRQIQQIEKDIGLPLFARGARPLRLTEAGRIFYTQAKRLLNEADEIAPLTRRLAQLAERVVIGFVPSTLYGPLPTVIRAFREAAPQMELSLIEMFTIEQLSALKGGRIDIGFGRLRFDDDQLAREVLVEERLIVALPQDHPLAMRDEPLTLAAIAKETLIVYPSTPRPSYADQQLSAMRDHALEPKAVHAVRELQTALGLVAANVGVCLVPKSVDGLRAHGVAYRYVVERLSSPIIMSRRNDDKSQATTLLCSLARASFQTS, from the coding sequence ATGGAACTTCGCCAGCTTCGTTATTTCGTGGCCGTTGCCGAGGAAATGAACATCACCCGCGCGGCAGATCGCCTGCACATGACACAGCCGCCGCTAAGCCGCCAAATCCAGCAGATTGAGAAAGACATTGGCTTGCCGCTGTTCGCGCGCGGCGCGCGGCCCTTGCGTCTGACCGAGGCTGGTCGAATCTTCTATACGCAAGCAAAGCGTCTCCTGAATGAGGCCGACGAAATCGCGCCGCTCACCCGCCGGCTTGCGCAACTCGCGGAGCGCGTGGTGATCGGCTTCGTGCCATCGACGTTGTATGGTCCGTTGCCCACGGTGATCCGTGCGTTTCGCGAGGCCGCGCCGCAGATGGAGTTGTCGCTGATCGAAATGTTCACCATCGAACAGCTCAGCGCGCTGAAAGGCGGTCGTATCGACATAGGGTTCGGGCGCCTGCGTTTCGACGACGATCAGCTTGCGCGGGAAGTGCTAGTCGAGGAGCGGCTGATCGTAGCATTGCCACAAGATCATCCACTTGCAATGCGCGATGAGCCGCTGACGCTCGCGGCAATCGCTAAGGAAACTTTGATCGTATATCCGAGCACTCCGCGCCCGAGCTATGCAGACCAGCAGTTATCGGCCATGCGCGACCATGCGCTCGAGCCGAAAGCCGTGCACGCAGTGCGCGAATTACAGACCGCGCTGGGACTCGTTGCAGCGAACGTGGGCGTGTGCCTCGTCCCAAAGAGCGTCGATGGTTTGCGCGCACACGGTGTTGCTTATCGGTACGTCGTGGAGCGCCTGAGCTCGCCCATCATCATGAGCCGACGCAATGATGACAAGTCGCAGGCTACAACGCTGCTGTGCAGCCTCGCGCGCGCTTCGTTCCAGACGAGCTGA
- a CDS encoding muconate/chloromuconate family cycloisomerase yields the protein MIPTPVKIRAVETILLDVPTIRPHRLSLATMNCQTLVFVRVECADGIEGVGEGTTIGGLAYGEESPESIKVNIDTYFAPRLIGMDATRPGAAMAEMRSLYQGNRFAKCALETALFDAQARRLGVPLSELFGGRVRDSVEVAWTLASGDTARDIEEAERVLESRRHRVFKLKIGSRAVADDVAHVVAISEALSARAEVRIDVNQAWSEADAMWALPRLADASVKLIEQPVDASDRMGLKRLSKLGRVPIMADEALHGPADAFALASMRAADVFAVKIAQSGGLTGAASVAAIALAAHIDLYGGTMLEGAVGTIASAQLFSTFPSLAWGTELFGPLLLTEDILTEPLRYENFALHLPRGPGLGVTLDWEKIGRLRRDSKRNATVFQS from the coding sequence ATGATACCAACACCGGTAAAAATAAGGGCTGTAGAGACGATTCTGCTGGACGTGCCGACGATCCGTCCGCATCGGCTCTCGCTTGCGACCATGAATTGTCAGACGCTCGTGTTCGTCCGGGTTGAATGCGCCGACGGTATTGAAGGTGTGGGTGAAGGCACGACGATCGGAGGACTTGCTTATGGCGAGGAGAGCCCGGAAAGCATAAAAGTCAATATCGATACTTATTTCGCGCCGCGCCTGATCGGCATGGACGCAACCCGGCCGGGTGCCGCGATGGCCGAGATGCGCTCGCTCTACCAAGGCAACCGGTTTGCGAAATGTGCGCTAGAAACCGCATTGTTCGATGCCCAGGCGCGACGCCTCGGCGTGCCGCTCTCCGAACTGTTTGGGGGCCGCGTGCGCGACAGCGTGGAGGTGGCGTGGACGCTCGCAAGCGGTGACACGGCGCGCGACATCGAAGAAGCGGAGCGGGTGCTGGAAAGCCGCAGGCATCGTGTTTTCAAGCTGAAGATCGGTTCTCGCGCGGTAGCCGACGATGTCGCACACGTGGTCGCGATCAGCGAGGCGCTTAGTGCGCGCGCCGAAGTCCGTATCGATGTGAACCAGGCGTGGTCGGAAGCCGACGCAATGTGGGCGCTGCCCCGTCTCGCCGATGCCAGCGTCAAGCTGATCGAACAACCGGTTGACGCGTCCGACCGCATGGGACTTAAGCGCTTGAGCAAACTCGGCCGCGTACCGATCATGGCGGATGAAGCGCTGCATGGCCCCGCCGATGCCTTCGCACTTGCAAGCATGCGCGCGGCCGATGTGTTCGCTGTGAAGATCGCGCAGTCGGGCGGACTTACAGGCGCAGCAAGCGTTGCTGCGATTGCACTCGCGGCGCATATCGATCTGTATGGCGGCACGATGCTCGAAGGCGCTGTCGGCACAATTGCGTCGGCGCAGTTGTTTAGCACATTCCCTTCACTCGCCTGGGGCACCGAGCTGTTCGGCCCGCTGTTACTCACCGAAGATATCCTCACCGAGCCTTTGCGCTACGAAAATTTCGCTTTGCACCTACCGCGTGGACCGGGTCTGGGCGTGACGCTCGATTGGGAAAAAATCGGCCGTTTGCGACGCGATTCAAAAAGAAACGCGACGGTCTTCCAAAGCTGA
- the catA gene encoding catechol 1,2-dioxygenase — MDKHIIDALLQQFNDSATEAGNPRTKIIVNRIIRDLFYTIEDLDVQPGEFWTAVNYLAEAGQSGELGLLAAGLGFEHFLDLRLDEAEAKVGLEGGTPRTIEGPLYVAGAPVSETFARLDDGTDPGETLVMRGKVVGEDGAPLAGALVEVWHANHLGSYSYFDQAQPAFNLRRSIRTGHDGSYSFRSVVPVGYSVPPQGKTQLLLDQLGRHGHRPAHIHFFVSAPGFRKLTTQVNIDGDPYLWDDFAFATRDGLVPELKKAEGDAGKPYGIEGSFALIDFDFALFKERDAVPAAEVERTRAQA; from the coding sequence GTGGACAAGCACATAATCGACGCACTGCTGCAGCAATTCAACGACAGCGCGACTGAAGCCGGCAACCCGCGCACGAAGATCATTGTAAACCGCATCATCCGCGATCTCTTTTATACAATCGAAGACCTCGATGTGCAGCCGGGCGAGTTCTGGACCGCAGTGAACTATCTTGCCGAAGCCGGCCAAAGCGGGGAACTGGGCCTCCTTGCGGCAGGACTCGGCTTCGAGCATTTCCTGGATCTGCGGCTTGACGAAGCAGAAGCGAAAGTAGGCCTCGAAGGCGGGACCCCACGCACAATAGAAGGGCCACTCTATGTCGCCGGTGCGCCGGTTTCCGAAACCTTTGCGCGCCTCGACGATGGTACGGATCCCGGCGAGACGCTCGTCATGCGCGGCAAGGTGGTAGGCGAGGATGGCGCACCGCTCGCGGGCGCGCTGGTGGAGGTGTGGCATGCGAATCATCTTGGCAGCTACTCGTACTTCGACCAGGCGCAGCCTGCATTCAATCTGCGCCGTTCGATCCGGACTGGCCACGACGGCAGCTACAGCTTTCGCAGCGTGGTGCCGGTAGGTTACAGCGTACCGCCGCAAGGCAAGACGCAACTTCTGCTTGATCAACTGGGTCGTCACGGGCACCGTCCGGCCCATATTCATTTTTTCGTCTCCGCTCCGGGCTTCAGAAAACTGACTACGCAAGTCAATATCGACGGCGATCCCTATCTGTGGGACGACTTCGCATTCGCGACTCGCGACGGCCTTGTGCCCGAGCTGAAAAAAGCTGAAGGCGATGCCGGCAAGCCTTACGGAATCGAAGGGAGTTTTGCGCTGATCGATTTCGATTTCGCGCTGTTCAAGGAGCGCGATGCCGTCCCAGCAGCGGAAGTCGAACGTACTCGTGCACAAGCCTAG
- the catC gene encoding muconolactone Delta-isomerase: MLFHVEMTVNLPVDTDAVRAARLKADEKAMAQKLQEAGVWRHLWRIVGQYANVSIFEVESPTHLHEILSQLPLFPYMNVQVRALCRHPSSVHAGDR, encoded by the coding sequence ATGCTGTTTCACGTTGAGATGACCGTCAACCTTCCAGTTGACACGGATGCGGTACGCGCAGCACGATTGAAGGCCGACGAGAAAGCGATGGCGCAGAAACTGCAGGAAGCCGGGGTGTGGCGACACTTGTGGCGCATCGTTGGGCAGTATGCGAATGTAAGCATCTTCGAAGTGGAAAGCCCGACGCATCTGCACGAGATACTCAGCCAATTGCCGCTCTTTCCGTATATGAACGTCCAGGTGAGGGCGCTTTGCCGGCATCCTTCGTCGGTACATGCAGGCGACCGGTAA
- the andR gene encoding anthranilate 1,2-dioxygenase regulatory protein AndR, which yields MSPAAFHADALRSYRLFESTDLDETRELISRVMQPHALVPAGSGSGRSYMDFVKLGGLGLGTIGFGDAMRVDVKAVDGYYLLMFCVVGEAEVRTMGRSMQVNRKQGVLCAPGQAFDAHLSPGSEQFVLRIDPVALELQTGLTAGELASVVPVGGVRLRGWMQQLELVASSAELLACARSNPGVAVQLERLLIDLFATGHAGQTAQSSGQAARPVSPAFIKRAEAFIKEHCSEPLELLAIANAAGVSVRTLHDGFQRFKGVSPMQFVRQLRLERARDALREAPANVRVAEIALDCGFTHLGRFAMAYKAIFGESPSDTLRVR from the coding sequence ATGTCTCCCGCCGCTTTTCATGCCGACGCATTGCGAAGCTATCGACTGTTCGAATCGACGGATCTCGATGAAACACGCGAGTTGATCTCACGCGTCATGCAGCCGCACGCGCTCGTGCCAGCAGGCTCAGGTAGCGGCCGTTCGTATATGGACTTCGTGAAACTGGGCGGATTGGGCCTCGGAACAATCGGCTTTGGTGATGCGATGCGTGTCGATGTAAAAGCGGTAGACGGCTATTACCTCCTGATGTTCTGTGTCGTGGGCGAGGCCGAAGTGCGTACGATGGGGCGCTCGATGCAGGTGAACCGCAAGCAAGGAGTGCTGTGCGCGCCGGGCCAGGCATTTGATGCGCATCTCTCGCCTGGCTCCGAGCAGTTTGTGCTGCGAATCGATCCAGTCGCGCTCGAACTGCAGACGGGCCTAACAGCAGGGGAGCTTGCATCGGTCGTGCCGGTCGGCGGCGTCCGTTTGCGTGGGTGGATGCAGCAACTCGAGCTCGTTGCAAGCTCGGCGGAACTGCTTGCGTGTGCCCGATCCAACCCCGGCGTCGCCGTGCAACTCGAACGCCTACTGATCGATCTTTTTGCAACTGGGCACGCAGGTCAGACGGCGCAATCGAGCGGTCAGGCCGCAAGGCCCGTATCGCCTGCATTCATAAAGCGCGCAGAGGCCTTCATAAAAGAGCATTGCAGCGAGCCGCTCGAATTGCTCGCGATAGCCAACGCCGCGGGTGTTTCCGTAAGGACACTGCACGACGGATTTCAGCGTTTCAAGGGCGTAAGCCCGATGCAGTTCGTGCGCCAGTTACGCTTGGAACGCGCTCGCGACGCTTTACGCGAAGCACCCGCCAATGTGCGCGTTGCCGAAATCGCGCTCGATTGCGGATTCACGCATCTCGGACGGTTCGCAATGGCATATAAGGCGATTTTTGGCGAGTCGCCGTCGGATACCTTGCGGGTGCGTTAA
- the ltrA gene encoding group II intron reverse transcriptase/maturase, with protein sequence MTAIDGTAQAASLGAGAPSHPTRMWSQADWPRIKDEVKRLQARIAQATKEGRWGKVSALQRLLTRSHSGKMLAVKRVTENRGKRTPGVDGKIWPTPAAKWKGMEAMQHHGYRALPLRRIYIPKSNGKKRPLGIPRMLCRAMQALWKLALEPIAESLADPNSYGFRPKRSTADAIECCFTTLAKRKSPEWVLEGDIRGCFDNFSHDWILKHIPMDKVVLRRWLKAGFIDKGTLFATEAGTPQGGIISPVIANMTLDGLEAAVDASVGPTPRARRKVKVNVNRYADDFVVTGVSKEILEQNVLPAIKQFLIVRGLELSEEKTRVTHIADGFDFLGQNVRKYGGKLLIKPANKSVKALLEKVREIVKQNRSATQTNLILQLNPVIRGWAMYHRHVVSKSCFTSIDAHIWRLLWTWAMRRHPNKGTGWVKNRYFRVEGNRTWAFTARTNDRGVIRLFRATMISIVRHVKIRGQANPFDPAWSSYFARREAAIDD encoded by the coding sequence ATGACGGCTATCGACGGTACTGCGCAAGCAGCGTCGCTCGGGGCTGGTGCACCCTCGCACCCCACCAGGATGTGGAGTCAGGCTGATTGGCCTCGCATCAAGGACGAGGTGAAACGACTCCAGGCACGTATCGCTCAGGCAACCAAGGAAGGCAGATGGGGCAAAGTAAGTGCCCTGCAGCGTCTGCTGACCCGCTCGCATAGCGGCAAAATGCTAGCCGTGAAACGAGTGACAGAGAATCGCGGCAAGAGAACGCCGGGCGTTGACGGCAAGATTTGGCCAACTCCGGCGGCCAAATGGAAAGGGATGGAGGCGATGCAACACCACGGCTATCGTGCGTTGCCGCTTCGACGTATCTACATCCCAAAGAGCAACGGCAAGAAGCGTCCGTTAGGAATTCCTCGCATGCTATGCAGAGCCATGCAGGCGCTATGGAAGCTCGCGTTGGAGCCCATTGCGGAAAGCTTGGCGGATCCAAACTCGTATGGGTTTCGGCCCAAACGTTCGACTGCCGACGCCATTGAGTGTTGTTTTACCACGCTGGCGAAGCGTAAGTCACCAGAGTGGGTTTTAGAGGGCGACATCCGTGGCTGTTTCGATAATTTTAGCCACGACTGGATCCTCAAACATATACCAATGGATAAGGTGGTCCTGCGGCGATGGCTTAAGGCCGGATTTATCGACAAAGGCACCCTGTTCGCGACTGAGGCGGGAACTCCGCAAGGGGGCATCATCTCGCCCGTCATCGCAAACATGACGTTGGATGGACTTGAAGCGGCAGTAGATGCCAGCGTAGGGCCGACGCCACGCGCGCGCCGAAAAGTCAAAGTCAACGTCAATCGGTATGCCGACGACTTCGTCGTAACCGGAGTATCGAAAGAGATCCTGGAACAAAACGTACTCCCTGCGATCAAGCAATTCCTGATCGTTCGGGGTCTGGAACTCTCGGAAGAGAAAACCAGAGTCACTCACATCGCCGATGGGTTCGATTTCCTTGGGCAGAATGTACGTAAGTACGGCGGTAAGCTGCTCATCAAACCGGCCAACAAGAGCGTGAAGGCCCTGTTGGAAAAGGTCAGGGAAATCGTGAAGCAGAACAGAAGCGCCACACAGACGAATCTTATTTTACAACTCAACCCTGTGATTCGAGGTTGGGCCATGTACCACCGCCATGTGGTTTCCAAGTCTTGCTTTACGTCGATAGATGCTCACATTTGGCGCCTCTTATGGACCTGGGCCATGCGTCGGCATCCCAATAAAGGCACGGGGTGGGTGAAGAACAGATACTTCCGGGTAGAGGGAAATCGTACTTGGGCATTTACGGCGCGGACTAACGACCGCGGAGTAATTCGGTTGTTCCGAGCCACGATGATTTCAATTGTTCGCCACGTCAAGATACGTGGGCAGGCAAATCCCTTTGATCCTGCGTGGTCGTCTTACTTTGCTCGTCGCGAAGCCGCGATCGATGATTGA
- a CDS encoding SDR family NAD(P)-dependent oxidoreductase: MSVSFGATSTADEVIKGVDLRNRRVLVTGVSSGVGVETARVLASHGAYVVGAARDLNKARRATEHVYAHATKGGGFHLIEIDLASLASIRASADELVKTSQRFDVIIANAGVMASPKGKTADGFETQFGTNHLGHFVFVNRIAGLIKPGGRLVTVASAGHRGADVDLDDPNFEHTPYVPLVAYRRSKTANILFAVEFDRRHQAAGVRATAVHPGAVLTETTRIIIKKQPAAASAFKWKTVEQGAATSVWAGFVAAADEVGGLYCEDCDVADVNNRPADAFGVRSYALDPEHAKALWVKSEEMVDEVF; the protein is encoded by the coding sequence ATGTCAGTATCATTCGGCGCGACAAGTACGGCCGACGAGGTGATTAAAGGAGTCGACCTACGCAACCGACGCGTACTCGTGACGGGCGTATCTTCCGGGGTTGGCGTAGAGACGGCTCGTGTTCTGGCGTCTCACGGGGCGTACGTGGTCGGCGCTGCCAGAGACCTGAACAAGGCTCGGCGGGCGACCGAGCATGTCTACGCTCATGCAACAAAGGGCGGAGGCTTCCACCTTATCGAAATTGACCTGGCCTCCCTTGCGAGCATCCGTGCAAGCGCAGACGAACTCGTGAAGACGAGCCAGCGTTTCGACGTAATTATTGCCAACGCCGGTGTAATGGCAAGCCCGAAAGGGAAGACCGCTGACGGATTTGAGACGCAGTTCGGGACCAATCACCTCGGGCACTTCGTTTTCGTCAACCGCATTGCAGGCCTCATCAAGCCTGGCGGCCGTCTCGTCACGGTCGCCTCAGCTGGTCATCGCGGCGCCGATGTCGATCTCGACGATCCCAATTTCGAGCACACGCCCTACGTTCCGCTGGTGGCGTATCGCCGATCCAAAACGGCGAACATTCTGTTCGCGGTCGAGTTCGACCGGCGTCACCAGGCCGCAGGGGTGCGCGCCACAGCCGTGCACCCTGGCGCCGTGCTGACCGAGACCACCCGCATAATAATCAAAAAGCAGCCGGCCGCCGCTTCTGCCTTCAAATGGAAGACTGTTGAGCAGGGTGCGGCGACATCGGTGTGGGCGGGTTTCGTCGCTGCTGCGGACGAGGTCGGCGGCCTCTATTGCGAAGACTGTGACGTCGCTGACGTGAACAACCGCCCTGCGGACGCCTTTGGTGTAAGGAGCTACGCTCTCGATCCCGAGCATGCAAAAGCGCTGTGGGTCAAAAGCGAGGAAATGGTCGACGAAGTTTTCTAA
- a CDS encoding tyrosine-type recombinase/integrase, with product MPSIQAKRVSPHNIRHTTAVHMLGSGVDINTIRAWLGHVSLDTTNIYAEVDLEMKAKALASVDVSGQPAEPLRQRNLPSLMTFLRGI from the coding sequence ATGCCATCCATACAGGCCAAGCGGGTCAGCCCGCACAACATCCGCCACACGACTGCCGTACATATGCTGGGCAGCGGCGTCGACATCAATACAATCCGGGCGTGGCTGGGGCATGTCTCGCTGGACACGACGAATATCTACGCTGAGGTTGACTTGGAAATGAAGGCAAAAGCGCTAGCAAGCGTCGATGTTTCCGGGCAACCGGCGGAACCCCTGCGACAACGTAACTTGCCGTCATTGATGACGTTTCTACGGGGGATATAG
- a CDS encoding carboxymuconolactone decarboxylase family protein: MGKIPNMIGILSNSPAALEGYLSLSGSLAKGALPLATRERIAIAVADINGCHYCLSAHAFIGKKLAKLDDAEIAANRKGSSGDRKADAALRFVVELIEKRGHLDDGAWNAVRGAGYDTAQIIEIISNVALNMFTNLLNEAVQTELDFPSIENAPV, from the coding sequence ATGGGAAAGATTCCAAATATGATCGGGATCCTAAGTAATAGTCCAGCCGCACTCGAAGGCTATCTGAGCTTGTCTGGCTCACTTGCCAAAGGAGCCTTGCCCCTCGCTACGCGCGAGCGGATTGCTATTGCGGTGGCCGACATCAATGGCTGCCACTACTGCCTGTCCGCTCACGCTTTTATTGGCAAGAAATTGGCAAAGCTCGACGATGCCGAGATCGCGGCCAACCGCAAGGGTTCCTCCGGCGATCGTAAGGCCGACGCGGCTCTGCGCTTTGTCGTCGAACTTATTGAAAAACGTGGACACCTCGACGACGGCGCGTGGAATGCTGTTCGGGGCGCCGGCTATGATACTGCGCAGATTATCGAGATCATTTCGAACGTAGCGCTAAATATGTTTACTAACCTGTTGAATGAAGCGGTGCAAACGGAGCTGGATTTTCCTTCCATCGAAAATGCCCCTGTCTGA
- a CDS encoding RidA family protein, with the protein MITIRNPESSPAPATYHHGIEVSGNMRTLYIAGQIGMLPDGTVPEGVEAQTRAAYGNLEAVLKTAAMTWADVVKTTIYLVSGADRAAFNVARSEVTGGIKNAATLLFVSGLALPGLLVEVEAVAAAAE; encoded by the coding sequence ATGATCACAATTCGCAACCCAGAAAGTAGCCCCGCGCCCGCGACTTACCACCATGGCATTGAAGTTTCGGGCAATATGCGGACGCTCTATATTGCGGGGCAAATCGGGATGCTTCCAGATGGAACCGTTCCCGAGGGCGTAGAGGCTCAAACACGCGCGGCCTATGGAAATTTGGAAGCCGTTCTGAAGACAGCGGCTATGACATGGGCCGATGTAGTTAAAACGACGATCTATCTGGTCTCTGGGGCTGACCGGGCGGCGTTTAACGTGGCACGTAGCGAAGTCACCGGTGGGATAAAAAATGCCGCAACACTCTTGTTCGTTTCGGGCCTGGCATTGCCGGGACTGCTGGTCGAGGTAGAAGCGGTTGCAGCGGCGGCCGAATAG